TCGACGGGCATGTCCTCCGGGGAGGGCTCGGTCTGGTTGCCGTAGATCGAGGACGTGGAAGCATACACCACGGTATCGCAGCCGTCCTCGCGAGCCTGCTCGACGGTGTTGACGAACCCCTCGACGTTGACGCGCGCACCGCGTGTGGGCTCGTCCTCGTGCATCGCATACGAGGACAGCGCCGCGAGGTGAAAGACGACGTCGACGTCGGTCGGCAGATCGTCCTCGAGGACGCTCGATTCGTGAAACTCCACCGCGGAATCGAGGTTCTCGGGCGTCCCGAGATAGCAGTCGTCGATCGCGATGACGTCGTTGTCCTCGGCCAGGTGGTTCGCGAGGGTCGAACCGATGAAACCCGCACCGCCCGTTACCAATACGCGCTGGTTGATCACGGAGGACCGTGCTCGCTGTCAGAATATAAATCCTTCTATGTTGAGTGGTTTCTGTATTGATATACTCTCCATTGAGTCGAATTAAGCACGGAATGTGACTAAATAGCCACTCAAGGCGTCGACTCTGGCCCCTTGTTCCCGGAGGCCGTACATTCTCTCCGGTTCTTATCGCCATTCGGATATTTCGACAATCGAGTGGTTGGGACCGGGCTCCGGTATTCCTTTGGCCGTCGATCGATTGCTGTCGCCCGTATGTGGCTCTGGTCCGGCGAGGGGTACTGGATCGTCCGCTTGCTCTTCCAGCGTGCGCTCGCGTTGCTCTATCTGCTCGCCTTTCTCGTCGCCGCGAACCAGTTCCGGCCCCTCGCGGGCGAAGACGGCCTGTTGCCGCTCTCGCGGTACGTCGAGAACGCCTCGTTTCGAGAGCGCCCGAGCCTCTTCTATTTCTATCCGAGCGACCGCGTGATCGCGATCGCAGCGTGGACCGGCGTTGGCCTGTCCCTCCTCGCGCTCGTCGCCACACCCTACTGGCTGCCCGATCCCTACGCGACGCCCGCCTCGATGGCGCTGTGGGCGGGGCTGTGGCTGTTGTATCTCTCCTTTGTCAACGCGGGCCAGACCTTCTACGGCTACGGTTGGGAGTCGATGCTGCTCGAGACCGGCTTTCTCGCGGTCTTTCTCGGTGCCGGCGGTGTTGCTCCGCCGTTCGTGGTGTTCGTCCTGTTGCAGTGGGTACTCTTCAGAAATATGTTCGGGGCGGGGCTGATCAAACTGCGTGGCGACGAGTGTTGGCGCGATCTGACTTGCATGGAGTATCACTACGAGACCCAGCCGATCCCCAATCCCGTGAGCTGGTTCGCTCACCACCGCTCGAAGGCCTTTCACCGCCTCGAGACGCTCGGCAACCACGTCGTCGAACTCGCAGTCCCCTTCCTGTACTTCGCGCCCCAACCCGCCGCGGCGCTGGCGGGCGTGGCGACGATCGGCTTTCAGGGCTGGTTGATGATCACCGGCAACTTCGCGTGGCTCAACGCTCTGACGATCGTCTTGGCGATCGCGACGTTCAGCGACGGTGTTCTCAGTACCGTCCTGCCGGTCACGGCCCCGGCGGTCGCCCCGACACCCTTGTATCTCGAAGTAGCGGCCGTGCTCGTCGCGCTCGCTGTCGTCGGACTGAGCGTCCGACCGACGATGAACATGCTCTCGGAAGGGCAGGTGATGAACACGTCGTTCGATCCCCTACATCTGGTCAACACGTACGGTGCGTTCGGGTCGATCACGAGAGATCGATACGAGCTCGTCATCGAGGGCACCGCCGACGAGGTACTCACCGACGGGACGAAGTGGCGCGCCTACGAGTTCAAGGGCAAACCGACCGATCCCGAACAGCGTCCGCGGCAGGTCGCGCCCTATCACCTCCGGCTCGACTGGCAGCTGTGGTTCGCCGCTATGTCGCCGTCTCCCTACCGGAGTCCGTGGTTTCCGCGATTGCTGGGTAAGCTCCTCGAAGGCGACGAGGCGACGCTCGACCTCCTTGCGGAGAATCCCTTCGAGGAACCGCCGGAGTACGTCCGTGCGATTCGCTATCGCTATGGGTATACGACCCCGGAAGAGCGCGACGAGACGGGCCGATGGTGGGAGCGCGAACGTGTCGGGACGTACGTCGAACCGGTCTCACGCGAGGATTTCGAGGGCCGGGGTCGCCGTCGCCAGCGGCTGCGATGACCCGGCTGCCGGGCCGAGCGAATCAGTCAGCGCTCGTCGTTCGATTTTTGCCGAACGGGTGGTGTCTTCGAGAGCAGCCGTCCCCAGACGCTACGGTTGTCCGCGACTCGCCGGTAGGAGCGTTCACGTAGTCGCTCGTAGTCCTCGAAGTTCCGCAGGAACTGCGAGAGGGGTCGGACTGGCTGTCCGATCCCGGTTCGCGTGAACGCCTCCTCGATCGAGGCGCCACACGAGTAGACACCATCGTCGGTAATGAAATGCGAGCAGTTTTCGTAGGTATCGGGCAGCCGCTCGCGTAGTTCCGGCGTGAGGTCAGTGAACCCGACGACGCGGACATCCGAGCGGTCGCTGAAGAACTCCGCCCACCACGTACAGAAGCCACAGTCGTCGTCGTAGACGAGGGTTGCGTCGGTCATACTCGTTGTAGGAGTCCAACGCCACTAACGTTTGCTCTCCGTACTGCAGACGAGGACTGAAGTGGGCTTCGAGCGGTTTCGACTCAGATCGACCCCATCGTGACGGCGACCCGAATGCTTACTGTTGTCGTCCCCAACGGCGGGTATGGAACGGTTCGTCCAATTGACCGTCAGCGGTGGTGTGGCTCTTCTTTGTGGCCTTTGGATCGGAGC
The DNA window shown above is from Halalkalicoccus jeotgali B3 and carries:
- a CDS encoding lipase maturation factor family protein translates to MWLWSGEGYWIVRLLFQRALALLYLLAFLVAANQFRPLAGEDGLLPLSRYVENASFRERPSLFYFYPSDRVIAIAAWTGVGLSLLALVATPYWLPDPYATPASMALWAGLWLLYLSFVNAGQTFYGYGWESMLLETGFLAVFLGAGGVAPPFVVFVLLQWVLFRNMFGAGLIKLRGDECWRDLTCMEYHYETQPIPNPVSWFAHHRSKAFHRLETLGNHVVELAVPFLYFAPQPAAALAGVATIGFQGWLMITGNFAWLNALTIVLAIATFSDGVLSTVLPVTAPAVAPTPLYLEVAAVLVALAVVGLSVRPTMNMLSEGQVMNTSFDPLHLVNTYGAFGSITRDRYELVIEGTADEVLTDGTKWRAYEFKGKPTDPEQRPRQVAPYHLRLDWQLWFAAMSPSPYRSPWFPRLLGKLLEGDEATLDLLAENPFEEPPEYVRAIRYRYGYTTPEERDETGRWWERERVGTYVEPVSREDFEGRGRRRQRLR
- a CDS encoding DCC1-like thiol-disulfide oxidoreductase family protein, which codes for MTDATLVYDDDCGFCTWWAEFFSDRSDVRVVGFTDLTPELRERLPDTYENCSHFITDDGVYSCGASIEEAFTRTGIGQPVRPLSQFLRNFEDYERLRERSYRRVADNRSVWGRLLSKTPPVRQKSNDER